The following nucleotide sequence is from Drosophila kikkawai strain 14028-0561.14 chromosome 2L, DkikHiC1v2, whole genome shotgun sequence.
TAGTATAGCTaaggaatattaaaaatatattcaaaaaggGACTTCAAATTCAACAGTTTTCCCCTTGTCTTTGCCATTTCCAATACCCATTTGACATTTATTCCTCtatctattttaattaatatttaaatttcacttTGATTTCAGCTTTCTACACATTACACATGCCACTTGTCGTCCCCTGTCAAAATCAAAACCATGAAAATAACTGGGGGCACAACGAGGCTAAAGAAGTTGAAGTAAGCCACTAAAAACTTATCGcgcatatataaattttaattagagCTCACGCACACAGGCAGCCGCAGATGTTTAAAGCGCGAAAGATACAAAGAGACAAGGACTAGAAAGAGcaggatatacatatatatatactttccCCTTGCGACCTTAATTAGTTTTTGGCCCAGTGACATTGGAGTGCAAAACCAGGGAGGGAATTGATTTTCCTTATTATGCtatatataccaaaaatgCGAGAAGAATGAAAGTGAAAGTGCAAAAGCGCAGCGCGCAAAAAGTATCTCACGGATACACAAAGATGTAGGGAGCAAAAGAGGGAGGCGAGTGCTGGGCGGCGCTAGCCTAGGGGGTAGGGGAGGAGGTGGGGAGGCTGAGAAGGAGTCGAGGAGGAGTGCTTGTGCTTTTGAAGTGGTGAGGGGTGAGCGTAGTTGTTGTCAAAGTAACGAGTAGGCTGTCAGACTGTCAGATGCACAGGGAAAACAATATCAGTAGATACTTTTGATATTGTTATTGTATTGGtagattttaatttacttaaagGTTATTACTTAAAGGTTATTATTAGGTAGcagattaataataaaatgtaaaaagaccttaataaaaatgttttaaaataagttgaatactaaataatgttttatttaaataaattgctttTTGAAAACAGCCTAaagatatagaaaaaatattaaaggttTTACCTTAAGTTTAATTTccattatattattaataaatattcgaTGTATAACTAATTTTGTTAACATTTCTTTTCAGTACATTATCACTCTCCCACTCTTTTTCGCTTGAGATCTTTGCCAGCTTTCTCCTCCTACAACCCCCCACCCCCATTCTACTGGTTTCTTCTTCCACTTCGTCATCGTTTCCCCCTTCTGCAAACGCCCACTTGCCAGTCCCCTCTGCCTCACCCTGCACTGTCAGAAGTAAGTAAACTAAAAAGACAAAAGCCTCGCCTAAAAGTGTGCTACACATAAAGGAAATAGGGGTGGTCCGAAGAGGAGGTGCCAAAGCGGCTCCAAGGAGGGGTTGGTTATGACCAAGTATATAAAGAAGAAGCTGCCAATGCCATATCTttagatgctgctgctgctgcttttccgGCTGCGTCTTCATTTTTCCTTGCTTTTCCCCGGGAGTTGTTGCACGTTGCTGGGGCAACCAGGACATTTTGGCCACGAGGCAgcctcaacaacaacaacaacaagaaaactaaaaaaggcaATGACAACAGGAAAATCAGTgaaagcaacaacagcagcaacagctatAACAGcaattttttggcattttcagGGTTGCCACACACTCACCACCCACTTGGGGCCCCCCACTTTACCGGTCACATTTTCACTCCCTCACAGGTTGGAAAATTCGAATGTCAGTTGTAATAGCTTCGGcatataaatcaataaaatgatTGTACGCACCTTTTTGGGCCCCATGCCCTTCTGCTTTTAACCGCCCCCTGCTGCCAACTTCTCATCGTCCTTCGTCTCcaactcctgctcctgctcccttCCTGGGTTCTTCCTGCAGCTTCTGCTGCTTCTGGCAGTAGCTGCTACTGCGGTGTTTGTGTTCgtgctgctcctgctactgctgctgctgttgttattgcaaCGTTGTTGCCCAAAATATTCACAAAAAGGGGTGGTACAGCGAGGGGCGATTAAGGAATATGTGCTCAGCAAGGTGCAGTAAGTGAggtttgaaatatatatatatgtatgcttaCAGATAACCTTTGCTTTtataattgttaataattatttagattttattataattattattattcaataattattaaaaataattccattTAAAGCTAGGTGCAGGAAAATATGTTAgcatttagattttaaatattttacaattatatttttatatattttcaatattttcaatattttttataaattttgaagCAACCCTCGCTCTCCAAACTGGCCCCGCCCGTATCCTGCCTGCTGTGAGCTTCAGGTGCGCCTGCTTGTTGCTATTCCGGCTGGTTCTCTACCTTCCGAGCTCCCCAGCCCCCCTTTTTGGGCCATTTTGCTGACtgttgatgatgataatgGGCCTTTCcccctaaatatatatatatattcttttttttggggcctGCCAACAGGACAGAGGATGGTCTGAAGGTGGATGGGCGTGCCCTATCCTGTCCAATGCGTACGAAGTAAAAATTTTTACGcatttttgatttatggcACCGACACAAATAAATTGTCGACGTTGTCAACTGTATATTGAAAATGCATTGGGAGAGAAAAAGTAACAACGGGAAAAGAAGGAAAAGCTAAAACGGAAGTTTACGGGAAAAATCAAACTTAAAGCCAGTATTTTGCCAGGCAATCTGGGCAATAATGTTAATGATTATGGCCGGGAATTGAGGCAACAGCTGTAAAGTTGTTAACGAAAAATGTTCAAGGATATGACGGGGGGAGTTTGAGTTGGAGTTGGGTGGCGGTGGGTGGTAATGGGTGGCATTGGCTGGCATTATAGCCAAGCACCTGTGGTTCAcatatgcagcagcagcagccctgaGGGGGGCCTAAAAGCGACTTCGATTCGCACCGAGAGTCCTGGCTGTTTTTGGCCATTAAAAGTTTTTACAATGCAGACACACGCACTTCGCCGGGTTGCCGGAAAAATTCACAAGAGTTTGGGTATTGGGTAGCCTTGGCACTTCACacaactttctttttttggttcCCCCCtgtagcacacacacactttattttttgctcttttttcgTATGGTTGGCATGGCCAACAGTGCGCATACTTGATGTGGGCCTCAACCATCGTTTTTCGTCCCTTCTtggaattcttttttttttctctattttttttttgtattttgtatttggttTTGTTGTAGACTCCTTCCACCATGATGAAAGACCACAACACATGCGAACTAAAGTTGCCTCTGGCCAGGAGGTTTACCTTCCTTGCTTGGTAACAAGTAGAACAAGTCAAGGGGCACCACTCGAGCTTAGCTCCTCCACCAAGACTTGGCTAGAAACAAGTTTAAATTGCCAACACAAAATTTGGCTTGAACTGAGGGAGGAAGGGGAGGTTTGGTAGCTGAAGGTCCTGGAGGATAAGCTACTTAAATTCTTCTGTCAATGGGCTATTTCGATGTTCTCAGGAAACGTCCAATGGCAATTTAAgagatttattattaaaggtAGAAAGTCCAGGGAGAATAGGTTATGGGGTAGAGTCACAGGACATTTCAAGGAGTCATCAgaaattgttattaatatttttataaaagttaaGAGGTATTCAAGATTTgttgaagaatttttttaagcaagtagattattttgttatgttattttttcaataacaaATCTTGGCATTTCTTTACTCCccttttacttaattttttacattttaatctCCCCTTATACTTCATTTTCCCCCCTTTAAGTAACGACTTCACTTCATTAAAGTAACATTAAAGCCAGTCTTTGCATTTAACTAACGAGCCATCATCTATTTTGGCCTGCATAAAAAGTTAACCAGGCTTCGTTTTACTCCCCATCTTTTCCCCCACaacacaacaaacacacacacaaacgcaACCCCTTGGGgagcccacacacacacacccacagttgatgaagaaaaaaaaaaaagctgtaTGGAAGGACATGGCCTGACGTTGCTGTGACAGCAAAGATAAcgcaataacaacagcagcaatgcatGTGGCAAGCAAATGACCACACTATACACACCAACCACCcacccatacacacacacacctcacCCACACTCGCAAAGAAAAAACACACGGGAGCACACATATACGCAGGCAGAGGGACCCACTGAGCATGTGATCTATGCCTATCTGATGTATTTTAATGGTGctcacatatatttttcattattgcTCTGCTCGCCTGTTGACCAGCaggagaaaaatataaatcaaaaaagaaaaggttaCGAATATTGGCATACCCTTTATGAAAGTTTAAGATTAGAGTAACAGAAGCTTCAACTAATGGTTGATTTATGAgcaaaagtaaagaaatatttaaaaattagttaCATTTTGTTATGATTTTTCTCTTGAGAATATACCCTACTATGTAGTCAATATATATCCAAAAAGTATTACTCTCTTTAGCTCCTCTCCTCACtcttttccatttatttttcagccCTCCCTCCCACatcacgtatacgcagtgTGTGAGGCCTTCCCTCGTCGGCATAGACCAACAATTTATTTCTATACACCAGAGACCACGACTTTTTTGCAGCTGTCAGGAATGGCTGTGGATGCAACGCATCGGCAGAGCCTTAGGCCAAAAGCCCCAGAACCCTTACCCAAAACCTGACCCAGACCCAGTTATAGTCCAATGattcctgctgctccttctcatAGCCTTTATCTGCTCGTGCTGCGGCATTTTTCGCCATGATATGCGGAAATGGATTTTTTGTGGGAGAAGGAGGATGGAATGGTATTTTTTTGGGaagcaatattttttatggtcCGTTGAGATTGCAATTTGAAAATCgataaattgcaattaatttaatggTCACAGCGACACAGCCAAGCAAAAGGAGGCAACAAAGAATACGGAGATGGTAAATAAATCATAAGGTTGTTGCAGTAAAATGTGGTATAAGGGAAATATGGAAAAACCAGAAAAATCTAAGCTATTTCCACACAAATTCATATCTAATATAAGcttaaaatttcataaaaggATTTAGGAAAATCTCTGAATTAGCCACAAAAATGTGCCTCGATTGGCTGTCATAGAAACCTCTTAAAAACTGCTACAAACTTAATATttaccaaatttaaatttaaagttataaatacaatactTAATCTGCAATGCAACTCAAGTCTTAGTGTTGtcaagttttaattaaaattttcactGTGACCGGGAGCATATTTTCCCGAATGCAGcaatgaaaaaacaatttccaCATTCCTTGTTCTACAAAATTTACGCCGCCGTTCAgtatttgcataatttccaccaccacccacccatTACCCACCCATCGCTAGGGGACGGGGGCTAAAACCAGATCGACTGGGATTGCTGATTAGCAGCAGTCCCCAACCACCACCCACTTTCCTCCCCCTTTTTCCACCTTGGTAACTGCGGTCCAGCCGGGCAGCATTTAATTACctaggagaaaaaaaaaaacgtggaAACCAACAAGGCTGGGAGAGGGAGAAGAATGGAAAAcaagaacagcagcagcaacaacaaaggcaTAACCTAATTTTCTCGAATTTCCCAAGCAACGATGAGACGTGGGCAGCCAAAAGGAAAAGCCCAGAGAGAAGCGGGTTCCCCTTTTCTGGTTAGAAATACCAGATTCCAGCTTCGGTTTGGGGCCAAATCACTGTAACAGGGTGTTCGTGGTACTAAAGATGCAAATGATCACAAAAAATGAATATTCAGCAGGAGGAAAATCGTTTCAaccgaaaagaaaataacaaaaaggaAACCCAAAGCGTTTCTCAAGGATACAAGAGAGGCTAAGCAAGGATTTCAAATGAGATCATTGAAGAAATGTTATAGATAACGGTTataaaaacacttaaaaataaagatagttatagattattttaaactaaaaataaaataaactaaaataatatagcttattaaaaatgttttataaagtATCTCCAAAAAAGTCAATGAATTTAACACCCTAATgcacttatttttttgtgttcctATTTTTTCTACAGTTAACCAACGTTTATAGCCTTAACTAATTCTTCAGTGTGCATTATCTTATAGAATTAGCAAAAACATGTGGCCTTACTACTCATGGATCATATTTAAATGGTGAGCAAGATAATACTGCGTTTATTATATTGATATCTTTCAGCTATAAACTAGAAAAGAGTTGAAAGTAGAAAGATAatgataaagaaaaaaatatcattatcTTTCTGCTGGTTCCATATAAAAGCCACTTTCAACCACTTTAACCATTAGTCGCCTTTGAAGACTTCCAGCGTCTTAAAGATCATGTACGACTTTAAGTGTATTGAATATCCTAATCTAATTGGAACTACTGTCCTGGTAAAGTGTACAGGACCCAATGGTGCGGGTCCTGAGTGGCTGCCCATAAAGCAGGATTGGAGTGAGAGATGGTGTACACTTTCTGGACCCTATACCGAAGATTTTGCAAAGCGAATCGATGCCTTCGCCACCCGGGAAACCGATGTCTTCTTGGTATCCGTCATGAAGAGCGGTTCCACTTGGATGCAGGAGTTGGCTTGGCTTTTGCTTAATAAATTGGACTACGAAGGAGCTCTCAGCGAATACGGCAATGTTCGCAATCCTTATCTAGAGTGAGTGTTAAATATACAATTAGGCTTGAGAGTGATCGGGAGATCcctgatattttttttaatatttgtagaCACTCGGGTATCGACGAAGCCTTCCCAGGAAATTCATTAGAAACATGTGATAAAATCCAGACTAATCCCCGATTGATCAAATCCCATTTACCTGCACAATTCCTGCCCAGACAAGTCTGGACTCAAGGACGTAAAATCATTTATGTGGCTCGAAATGCCAAAGATGTTGTAGTATCTACATATCACTACCTTTACGGCATCGGTGTTTGGGAAGGGAGTTTGGACCAGTTTGTTGATAGCTTCATTGATGATAAGATAACATTTAATCCGCATTGGGCACATGTTATCGACTTTTATAGAATGCGTTCTgaagagaatatatttttcgtaACCTACGAGGAAATGATTCGAAATCTCGAGGATGTGATCAGGAGATTATCTCGTTTCGTGGGCTGCCAAGACTTGAGTGATTGTGAAATGGAGAAACTCTTAAACCACTTAAAGTTTAAGAATATGAAAGGTTGGTACACTTTCTCTTAGGTTTACTTATGAATTTAGTTGCGACTTTTCTTTTAGAGAGCAAGTTTGGCAACCACACCAATTTCTTCAAGACTTTTCATGAAACCAAAGATGATTTTGAGTAAGTTTTTAgaatttgttgtaatttttaattatttgtaagttattttgtttttagttttatgcGTCGTGGAATAATTGGCTCTTACAAGGATGAATTAAGCTCTGAGCAAGTGGACAAAATTGATAAATGGACGCAAAGATGTCTGCAGGAATATGGAATTAGTGAATCGGACATTTTTGGTGAAATATAATAACgtggaaataaattaagatcaacactgatttaaattaaatttaatttaaaaaaatgtgttctaatatttttaagtcaaataaaatcatgaattaaaaaaatcaataccttaaaaaattattgaataaatttgcTTAGCCTTTGAAGAAGTTAATaattttgctaattttttgataataagcACTTGCCCAAAAATCAtacatatttttcttaaattttacaaagtgttaaaaaaatattatgaaaaatatttctcgTTTTGTTTGGAGATTAAATAACCTACCTTCTTACTGCAGGTGATCGCAACATTAGTTCAGAGACAAAACAatatgttttcataaattttaattaaatttttgcacTCTTGATTGCATAAAGAAACCTGTTTTCACTAAGAGaaattttacacatttttaacaatatattaaataagaatttaataattattttcgatAATTTTTGCTTGATCTTAAGGAATTTggtaaaattcttaaattctctaatagaattaaattctaataatagaaattacatttaatagaACTAGTTTGCAGTGtatttgaaaagaaaaccaGCACCACTTGCTTGTGATAGTTATATTGTTGATTAGTTtgactttattaaaaaaacactCATATTCTCGTTtgagttttttattttgtttatgaaaAGGTCAGTTGATGAAAtcattttaagatattttatgtatttgcttatGCTTAAACATTGATAATTAATGCAGGCTTCAAAATATGTGTActtttttaagttaataaaatgaatttgCCTTAGAAAACATTCATAATTTATAGTacaaatattatacattttatatattttcttcttccATAAAACTCTTCTTTCTCACTTTGCAATCAGAGCTATCTTTTCTTCTGGTTTTAGCTAGAGTTAAATAACcggttaaattaattattaaaattaagtttttcaattatttcaaTCTTGTTAGCTTTTATGGTTGTTCTTCTATAAAAGCCACACACAAAATGATGCAGGTTTCTGTCGCGCTTAAAGATTTGCTGAGTGAGGTTGATCATGTACGAAAGGGTTGTGGTGCACTGCCGAGCTTCAAACGGATCGGGTCCTGAGTGGCTGCCCTTGGAACAGGATTGGAGTGAGCGATGGTGCTCACTTTCCGCACCTTATACCGAAGATTATGCCAAGAGGATCTATGATTTCAATACCCGGGACTCTGATGTCTTCTTGGTATCCGTCATGAAGTGCGGTTCGACTTGGATGCAGGAGTTGGCTTGGCTTTTGCTTAATAAATTGGACTACGAAGGAGCTCTCAGCGAATACGGAAATGTTCGCAATCCTTATCTAGAGTGAGTTGAAGTCAAAGTTAAGTTtaagttaaagttaaaataatatttaattaaaatatttgcaggcAGTCTGGAGTTGATACATCCGTTCATGCGGATTCCATAGAAACATGTGATAAAATTCAGAGTAATCCTCGCCTGATCAAATCCCATTTACCTGCTCAATTTCTGCCCAAAGAAATCTGGACCCAAGGACGTAAAACCATTTACGTGGCTCGAAATCCCAAGGATGTTATAATATCTACATATCATTTCTTTCACGGAATCTCTGCTTGGAAAGGCAACTTGGATGAATTTATTGATGACTTTATTGCGGATAAGATTGCCTTTAATCCGTACTGGACGCATCTTGTTGACTTTTATAGAATGCGTTCTgaagagaatatattttttgtaaccTACGAGGAGATGATTCGAGATCTTGAGAATGTAGTGAAGAGATTATCAAGGTTCTTGGGCTACAAAGACTTGAGTGATTGTGAAATGGAGAAACT
It contains:
- the LOC108081357 gene encoding luciferin sulfotransferase-like yields the protein MYERVVVHCRASNGSGPEWLPLEQDWSERWCSLSAPYTEDYAKRIYDFNTRDSDVFLVSVMKCGSTWMQELAWLLLNKLDYEGALSEYGNVRNPYLEQSGVDTSVHADSIETCDKIQSNPRLIKSHLPAQFLPKEIWTQGRKTIYVARNPKDVIISTYHFFHGISAWKGNLDEFIDDFIADKIAFNPYWTHLVDFYRMRSEENIFFVTYEEMIRDLENVVKRLSRFLGYKDLSDCEMEKLLNHLNFKNMKESKFGNHTNFFKSAYETKDNFDFMRRGIIGSYKDELSSEQVDKIDKWTQRCLLEYGITEFDIFGEL
- the LOC108081356 gene encoding sulfotransferase 1B1-like, whose amino-acid sequence is MYDFKCIEYPNLIGTTVLVKCTGPNGAGPEWLPIKQDWSERWCTLSGPYTEDFAKRIDAFATRETDVFLVSVMKSGSTWMQELAWLLLNKLDYEGALSEYGNVRNPYLEHSGIDEAFPGNSLETCDKIQTNPRLIKSHLPAQFLPRQVWTQGRKIIYVARNAKDVVVSTYHYLYGIGVWEGSLDQFVDSFIDDKITFNPHWAHVIDFYRMRSEENIFFVTYEEMIRNLEDVIRRLSRFVGCQDLSDCEMEKLLNHLKFKNMKESKFGNHTNFFKTFHETKDDFDFMRRGIIGSYKDELSSEQVDKIDKWTQRCLQEYGISESDIFGEI